The Piliocolobus tephrosceles isolate RC106 unplaced genomic scaffold, ASM277652v3 unscaffolded_3749, whole genome shotgun sequence DNA segment cattctcctgcctcagcccccccgagtagctgggactacaggcgccccccacctcgcccggctggtttttgtatttttagtagagacggggtttcaccgtgttagccaggatggtctcgatctcctgacctcgtgatccgcccgtctcggcctcccaaagtgctggggttacaggcttgagccacagcgcccggccctctttaatctcttaatccctcTGAAAGGCCCTGCCTgtcaacactgttgcattagggattacatttattttttgaaacagagtttcatccttgttgcccaggctggagtgcgatggtgcaatctcagtgcgctgcaacctctgcctcccaggttcaagcaattctcctgccttagccttccaagtagctggggttacaggcgtccgccaccacgcccggctaattttgtatttttttagtagagctggggtttcactatgttagccaggctggtctcgaactcttgacctcaagtgatccacccaccttggcctcccaaagtgctgggattataggtgtgagccaccgcacccagccgagatAAAGGCTCACCTgtcaacactgttgcattaggGATTACATTTCTGACACATGAACTTTGAGGGACAAAAACCATAGCAGAGAACACAGCCAGAGAGGGGCTTGACAAGAAGCACTGGTGACTGGTGACAGAAAATAGGAACTTGTACTACTGTGTCCCTCACCTTCTGCttgttctgcctcagcttcccctcaTCTGCCTCCCAGATAGACCCGCCACTCTGTCCACACTGCTTCTACCACCTCACCATTATAGAGACCAGTGGGGGTAGGGGCACGGGGTGTGTTCAGTGATGAGATCAGGAGTAGCCAGGTGCCAAGTGCCTTGCAGGCTGTAGTTGCGAGTTTGAGTTTTTTCTTGGTGTGATGGGAGGCGAAGGAAGGGTTTTAAGGGCATTGTATTTGGGGGTGGGAGTGGCTTATACTTCGTAAAAGAGTGCTCTACTGGGAGAAGCGGTCAGGAGCCATAGCCCAGAGGCCAGATGAAGCCTTCTGCAGTGGTTCGGACTAGGGATAGTGGCCGGCCTGTGTTTGAGGATGCAGGGCAGTGGGTCAGCAGATAGAGTTAGTAGCCCCAGGAGCATAAGCACTCTGGGAACCTCACTTCCACTCTCACCCCCAGATTGCCAAGGACATGGAACGCTGGGCCCGCagtctcaacaaacaaaaagaaaacttcaaaaatagTTTCCAGCCTATCAGCTCCCTGCGAGATGACGAGAGGCGGGAGTCGGCCACTGCAGATGCTGGCTATGCCATCCTCGAGAAGAAGGTGTGTTGGGGCCACCCCCTTGCACCCTGCCCCACAATCTTGTCCTTCCTTTGGGCCCTCTGCAGAGTccctgaatgtctgtgtccctcCGCCCCAGGGAGCACTAGCCGAGAGACAGCACACCAGCATGGATCTCCCGAAATTGGCCAGTGACGACCGCCCGGTGAGTTCCCAAGGCAGAGAGGGGTGGGGGCTCTGATCTGGCCAGGCCTGACCGCCCACCCTCACCCTCTATAGAGCCCTCCGCGAGGGCTGGTGGCAGCCTACAGCGGGGAGAGTGACAGTGAGGAGGAGCAGGAGCGTGGGGGCCCCGAGCGGGAGGAGAAGCTCACCGACTGGCAGAAGCTGGCCTGTCTGCTCTGCCGACGCCAGTTCCCCAGCAAAGAGGCGCTCATCCGGCACCAGCAGCTCTCAGGGCTCCACAAGGTAACTGAGCGGATGATTGGCAGGGCATGCTGGGGCTTGGCCCACTGAGGCTCAGCCTCTTCACTTCTCATCCTGTCCCCCTTACAGCAAAACCTTGAGATTCACCGGCGAGCCCACTTGTCAGAAAACGAGCTAGAAGCACTAGAGAAGAATGACATGGAGGTGAGGTGTGACCTGCCCCTGGGCTCCCTCCCCTCTGTCCCTTCCAAGTCCCCATCACCTCAGGCAGCTGGAGTTCAATTTCTCACGTGGTAACCCCATGAGCCTTCTTCcccattctcctaccttggcTGCTTGTGCCCGTGATGGCCTGACCCTCAGGACCTGAGCCTCATTAGCCAGATGGCACACCCTGTGGGACCCCACTCCCCATGCCTGTGTTGCCTGAGAAAAGAGACCAGCTCCccaacattcacacacacacaaactttcaGCAAATGAAGTACCGGGACCGTGCAGCTGAACGCAGAGAGAAGTATGGCATCCCCGAGCCGCCAGAGCCCAAGAGGAGGAAGTACGGCGGCATATCCACAGCCTCCGTGTGAGTGGCTGGACCAGGTGAGGGGGTCTGGGGCCTGGGGCTGTCAGGCCAACCACTCACGCTGTGCATCGCCCCTGCAGAGACTTCGAGCAGCCTACTCGGGACGGGCTGGGCAGTGACAACATTGGCAGTCGCATGCTCCAGGCCATGGGCTGGAAAGAGGGCAGCGGCCTGGGCCGCAAGAAGCAGGGCATTGTAACGCCCATCGAGGTGAGTCTCAGGCAGTCCTGTCCCATCCCCCAGCACCCCTCACAGCATCCCCCACCAGCCTGACAGAGCCTGCCTCCCTCACACAGGCCCAAACACGGGTGCGGGGCTCCGGCCTGGGTGCACGGGGCAGCTCCTACGGGGTCACCTCAACCGAGTCCTAC contains these protein-coding regions:
- the LOC111532038 gene encoding RNA-binding protein 10; amino-acid sequence: MERWARSLNKQKENFKNSFQPISSLRDDERRESATADAGYAILEKKGALAERQHTSMDLPKLASDDRPSPPRGLVAAYSGESDSEEEQERGGPEREEKLTDWQKLACLLCRRQFPSKEALIRHQQLSGLHKQNLEIHRRAHLSENELEALEKNDMEQMKYRDRAAERREKYGIPEPPEPKRRKYGGISTASVDFEQPTRDGLGSDNIGSRMLQAMGWKEGSGLGRKKQGIVTPIEAQTRVRGSGLGARGSSYGVTSTESYKETLHKTMVTRFNEAQ